TGAAGGGCACTCCAGAATTCCCACAATGTGGATTCTCTAGAGCTACAATCAATATGTTAGGTCAACAAGGTGTCGATCCAGTGAAGTTTGCTGCTTACAATGTACTTGAAGACCCTGAGTTACGTGAAGGTATCAAGGAAATCTCCGAATGGCCAACCATCCCACAACTATACGTTAACAAGGAATTTGTCGGTGGATGTGACATTGTGATGAACATGGCTCAAACGGGTGAATTAGCTAAACTGTTGGAAGAGTCCGATGCTTTGGTcccagaagaagaagattaagTACATTTCACTCGGCGCAACTCTGGCTGCAAAAAACTATGTATGTCTATAACAAGCTGCAATATTTATAATTGATTTTATGAGGAAATATGATCTTATGCCTTTAGACTTGTGAATAATGGACACTGTATTCACAAACTCCGCTCTTTTGAAGTTAAGATCTTAAAATTTGGTGGCAGTTGTAAATTTCTGTCACCAAATTCGTGCAAGTTTGTTCTTCGTCTTGTGTGAAAGTGAATTCACATTGAAAAATCGTAAAcgttttcaaagaaaatgtcTAATGCATGTAACGCCCTCAGTCGGAAGTACTTAAACAATCCAGTCGAACACATTACTGCACCGCCAGTGATGGAcataaagaaaaatgcaCATCAGGCACGACAAGTTCCCGTTTACGTGAAATCACtcaaataaagaaagacGATGGTTCGGTAGAACCTAGAGAAAAAGTATCGTTCATAGAAGTCTCGCTGCTGAGCTGGGTCCTTTTTTATGATCTTTTTACTGATCACATGAACAGTCTAACTTCGAGCTTCTCAGCCTTGAAAAACTGAGCAAGACTGCCTTCGTAGTAGCATCCCATCTCATAACGTACACTTCCTCTGGCTATATACTAAAACACAATGAGAAAAATGCTCTGTTTACCAACTCTGATAGACCATTACCATAATGACAAAACGGAATAATGATCCATTGAGACTTATGTGGTAATTTTATACTTTTGATCTATGTTCATTATCGTAACTTCAAGGAGATAGTGTATAGATAACTCACCAGAAGCCAGTATGATAGTCAGAGATGAACATCAGTTGTTATCTTGGGCCATAAGACCAAATTGATACCAATTTTACCAGACTTCAATACTTCAAATGATTAAAGTAAATGTGAAAGAAGTATTGTTaactttgaatttttttaCCTATTTTAATAATTtttccattcttttctaCTAGTATTATTTCAGTGTCAGTGGAAATGACAGAAACATATGACAGAAACTGAAATAAAATAGAACGCTCTATAGTTGGTTGCTGATCCTATGTCATGGCGATATCATTGGCATACCTGCTTTCTTAGAATATGAtaacattttttttatatttgtTTGGATATATTCAGCTACACTGGTACGTGACATATTGACAAGTTCGTAAAATCATGGAATCATTAACATAATATCTAACGAATCATCTCGTATCTTCCACCGAcagttttgaaagattgTAAAAATTTGTCAATCTTTGCTAGTTCCTCGTCAGATAATTCTATGAAACTATAATTAGAGGTTACCTTGTCCACAGTTGTTCCTGAGGGAATAGGAATAATTTTAGTATTTGGATAGTTCTTACTGATAGCCCGGATCCATCCGATTGCTACTTGTGGTAAAGTGACGTTATCAGATCTTTTAGCGATAATTTCGTTCTCTAAAAATTCGACTAAAGACTTGTTGTGAGCGAACGCGTCATCTTGGaatctcttcaattgaattctGAAATCACCTGCTGGGATATCAGAGCTCTTGGCCAAAGCACCAGTTAGCAAACCTCTACCCAATGGAGAGTAGGCAACAATTGGCAACCCTAGTTCGTTACAAGTGTCGACAATACCGTTCGAGAGAATTTCAGCAGAAAACATGGACAATTCGACTTCAACACAGACTAAATATTCACCATACTCCTTGTGAATGGCTCTGATTTGTTCAGCGGTTACTTCACTCAATGAAATACCACCAATTTTACCCTTCTTGACGTATTCAACGATGGTGTCAAATGTTTCACGAGGGAAAACCGATTCACCAGTCTTCTTTATAAGTTCAAGGTCCAATCTTGCTGGCTCATAGATGTCCACATACCCATTGAACACTTTAAGAGTGTTTTCGATAGATGCGCTAACACTCTTAGCATCACCGGCTGGGCTCAAGGTTTGCAAGTCAACAGCACCTTTAGCACTGATAATTACCTTTTCACGATCTTCCGGATACTTGTCAAAGTAGGATTGCAACAACTTGTAGTTGCTCAAAGGTTCACCGTAGAATTCACCAACATTGAACAACGCCTTTTTATCACCAGTaaattcaagaactttCTTGAAGGTTTTGGACGCAGCTTCTGGGGCAATAGGTTCTGCTCTCCAGGTGAAACTCATCAAACCATATCCTAGGGCTACGTTATTAAGCAATTGAGAACGGTAGTCGCTTGGAGATGGCATGCTTTTCTATTATTCGATGTACTAAAAACTTTGGTGGATAATCAATTGACTGCAATGCTACACTGAACACTAACTATTGATATTCCTTACTGTTTAAACCTTtaattgaaagaaataggAAGCTTTTAATtaagatgagatgaaatTTAGGGGAATGGAGATGAAATATGTAAAATGCCGCATTTATATACGTTGGAGCGTACCATTAACACACATATAAAAAACATTATTCATATAAGAAATATCACCCACTTAATCAATATCAGTTGCCAACTTGTGGGTCTTGCTGAGAAGGTTTAGTACAATGCCTGAAAAGAGCATTACTAATTTGCATTGACGTTCAAAAAAAACCATGGCAATCTAAGTAGTAGCGAAAATCAACATTAGGCTTGATAAAGCTTGTAATGTAGAGGGTGCCTCCAACTGGAGAATTACTCCGGCTGATATACAGCATATACCAGAGTGATTTAATGCACCTCTACTATATTGACTTATTCAAATGGATTACGTAAATCTCAGAACTTCAACTCAAGAAGTATCAAAGCTCTAGACTTCAATGTGCGATAATAACGTCGCCTTTTCGTAAAAGTAGTATTTTTGCCATCCGTAACTACGTCGCGTCGACAGTCTTTTAACCTTCGCCTGCCTGACTTTTGCAGTCAATCCGAAACGATAAGGAACATAGCCCCATCGGCAAACCAATTGAAccattttcttggaagTTCTACCCCGTTTGGAATACTATATGATTGGTAAGAGTCAGCAGCAATAGGTGctcagttgaagaaggaacTGGACGACAAATTCGACACTGACTTCTGTAGAGAAGCTTCAAGTATGTACAACGGTATGGTGCCTCCTAGCTTTGGAACCTATCATGATCGGAGCACGGATATCCCGAAGCCTGCCGGGTCCTGGCCTCCCATGTCTAATGgttctttattcaaatcgATTGGTATGTATTTAATGGATCCAACAGTGAGTTCTAGGGACAAAGGTTCGATTCATCGATGGCTGCTTCGCTGCCGTTGAATTACTTGGCACAGATCTTCTTTAACTAACGGCTTTTCCTGTCGGACTTCCCATTAGGGCAAGGGCAGCGTAGAGAACGTTTCAAGAGGAGCAGAGATACCCATTGGTTGAGTGAACGGTCAAAGCAGCCTCTATTGAAAGGACATTGTAATTAAGCTAacaaataaataataaatatTAAAAACATATATAGATAGCATGGATATCAAGTGGTGGCCGGTAGCACCTAGAGTTTACTTATCTCTTCTAAGGTAGGACCTAGTTGTTTGAACATCTTGTTGCCATTAGCTCTCCATCCGCAGACATCATGAAAATCACAGTACTTACAAAACGTCActagattcttctttgttggCACAATAGGTTCAACGGATCGTTTCCCAAACCAAAATTGGGAGCTGCTGTGGCACTCTTGCTTTAACAATGCCGAAtcatattgaaatttatCAGTATAAAATTTGTAATCACCAGTGTAGTATTCTATCATTAGATCATTGGATAATAACGGTAATAATGTACCGTACAATTGAGCCAATCTAGCAGCGAAGTATCTTAAAGTTGGCGGATTCGCCCATTTTTGGTAAAACGTACCATATTTTTCAAGTGTACTCTCTTCCATTGTCAAATCTGCGTATTGAGAAAGATTATACTCATTGGCTTCGCCAATTTCCGAAGGCATAGCAATGTTATCCTCGTCGCCGTTTTCCAATTCCGATTGGTAATATCTATCAAAAGGTTCAAACCCAATTGGTTCTCCAAGCATTATCCTTTCAAGGTCAGGTCTTATGGCAGGGTCAATCTCCATGAAATAGATGAGATTTGATATGTTGATTGGTGTGTCAATGTTTATGTCCCTCCTTGTAGCATTCAGTATTAGTTTCTGGTATGCGATTTCGGGGTCTTTTCCcaagttttccaaaaaaaatcgGTAATACATGACCTGAAGCTTTGATGCTCGTACTACGGAAGCATGGTTGGGTACAATTGCTCTAGGACGTGTCTTAACGTCGCCCACTGCGATTTTTAGGTCTTCTGCCTGCGGAATGGTGTCTCCAAGGAATGAAATGATCTTTAATAAATCAAAGCCATTTTTCTCTCTCAAAGCCGGCTCGAGAGATTTAGGCTTATTGTTGTTTACGTGAAATAGAACTACGTGATCAATGATACCACTTATCAAGATGTCTCTATCATCCTTAACTTGCCCTTCTATCAACTGGCAAGATCTTGAATCGATATACCCGTGGCATAGAATTTCACGAGCTTCACCCGAGCTAAATAGAGTAAGTAACCTGTGAATACACTGGAACCAATTATCTGCTAACTGATGTGTATCATCTTCAGCTAATTCCCATTCGTACGTTTCCATGAAATCTTCAACGGCAGGAGCAACACCATGAATTGCCTTTTCTAGCTTTTCATGCTCAACTTTTCCAACTTTCAACTGTCGGTGCTCAAATATTGGAAGTCGGGAATATATATCGTACATTTGATTTAGTTCGCACCATCTTTTAGTTAAAAGTTTTGTCACAGATAGTCTTTCAGTACCGGCAAATTTGATGTTCCCGTCCTCATCTAGAACAGTCTTGGAATAAACGTCAAAATAAggattcttcaaatcatttGGCGGTTCCATCGACACGTACTCAGAGTCCGGTTCACCTGGAAAAATATTGCGTATTACTTCAAGTTTCCTGTCAATGTACTCTTGCTTAGCCCTAGTGCGGCTTAGCTTGCTGCTGGAGGTAGTCTGTTTCACAGTAACTAATTTTAATGCAGAATCAATAGCCTTCAGATCatctttattgaattttatAGATTGAAGGTCCTCTAATATCAAATGCGTGTTTCTTTTAATAGAGTACAACCGTAAAAATCGCCTTATCATAATTTGAGCTTTCTTCCTTGAACCCTGGCAGCAGGCGCAATGTTACCGCTCAAGCAGTTTCAACAACTGGT
The genomic region above belongs to Kluyveromyces lactis strain NRRL Y-1140 chromosome B complete sequence and contains:
- the EXO5 gene encoding Exo5p (similar to uniprot|P38289 Saccharomyces cerevisiae YBR163W), with protein sequence MIRRFLRLYSIKRNTHLILEDLQSIKFNKDDLKAIDSALKLVTVKQTTSSSKLSRTRAKQEYIDRKLEVIRNIFPGEPDSEYVSMEPPNDLKNPYFDVYSKTVLDEDGNIKFAGTERLSVTKLLTKRWCELNQMYDIYSRLPIFEHRQLKVGKVEHEKLEKAIHGVAPAVEDFMETYEWELAEDDTHQLADNWFQCIHRLLTLFSSGEAREILCHGYIDSRSCQLIEGQVKDDRDILISGIIDHVVLFHVNNNKPKSLEPALREKNGFDLLKIISFLGDTIPQAEDLKIAVGDVKTRPRAIVPNHASVVRASKLQVMYYRFFLENLGKDPEIAYQKLILNATRRDINIDTPINISNLIYFMEIDPAIRPDLERIMLGEPIGFEPFDRYYQSELENGDEDNIAMPSEIGEANEYNLSQYADLTMEESTLEKYGTFYQKWANPPTLRYFAARLAQLYGTLLPLLSNDLMIEYYTGDYKFYTDKFQYDSALLKQECHSSSQFWFGKRSVEPIVPTKKNLVTFCKYCDFHDVCGWRANGNKMFKQLGPTLEEISKL
- the GRX5 gene encoding monothiol glutaredoxin GRX5 (similar to uniprot|Q02784 Saccharomyces cerevisiae YPL059W GRX5 Hydroperoxide and superoxide-radical responsive glutathione-dependent oxidoreductase mitochondrial matrix protein involved in the synthesis/assembly of iron-sulfur centers monothiol glutaredoxin subfamily member along with Grx3p and Grx4p) — encoded protein: MFSRFLATKSPLLRPAFRSHLSFQRFISQETKKAIEDAIESAPVVLFMKGTPEFPQCGFSRATINMLGQQGVDPVKFAAYNVLEDPELREGIKEISEWPTIPQLYVNKEFVGGCDIVMNMAQTGELAKLLEESDALVPEEED
- a CDS encoding pyridoxine 4-dehydrogenase (similar to uniprot|Q06494 Saccharomyces cerevisiae YPR127W) — translated: MPSPSDYRSQLLNNVALGYGLMSFTWRAEPIAPEAASKTFKKVLEFTGDKKALFNVGEFYGEPLSNYKLLQSYFDKYPEDREKVIISAKGAVDLQTLSPAGDAKSVSASIENTLKVFNGYVDIYEPARLDLELIKKTGESVFPRETFDTIVEYVKKGKIGGISLSEVTAEQIRAIHKEYGEYLVCVEVELSMFSAEILSNGIVDTCNELGLPIVAYSPLGRGLLTGALAKSSDIPAGDFRIQLKRFQDDAFAHNKSLVEFLENEIIAKRSDNVTLPQVAIGWIRAISKNYPNTKIIPIPSGTTVDKVTSNYSFIELSDEELAKIDKFLQSFKTVGGRYEMIR